The following nucleotide sequence is from Rhodothermales bacterium.
TACGTCGACCGGCGCACAAGCGTGTACACCTCGTCGGCCGAACTGGCTTGATCGGCGACTTCAATGTCCATGGTCTCGGATATGATCTGTACCAGACCTCTTCGGACTATGGCGTGGTCGTCGGCAACGAGGACACGAATCATTGGGAACGTCTGGATGATTGAGGAAGACGAACACGTACCGTGATGCGAGTGCCCTGGTTGGGTTTACCGTCGATGGCGACGGATCCGTTCCAGGGGAAGATGCGCTCCCGCATGTTAAGCAGACCGAGCGAGGTCGATTGTTCGATGTCTTCGGGCCTGATGCCGCGGCCATCGTCCGCGATTTCCATCGTGAGGGTGTCGTGTTCGACGGCCAGATGTGTCCGCATCGAAGAGGCGCCGGAATGTTTCATGATATTGGTCAGCGCTTCCTGGAAGATACGGAAGAGCGCGATGGCAAGCTTGGGGTCTAATTCTTCGATGCGACCACTCGTTTCATCCACCGTCGTACAAACTATATCCGTTCGCTTTTTCTGTTGTTCACAGAGCCATTCGATAGCCGCAGGGAGCCCGAAATGATCGAGTACACCGGGCCGGAGTTCATGGGAGATCCGCCGCACGGTGTTAATCGTCTGCTCCACAAGAGATAGGATGGAATCCGCTCGCTTGCGGAACGCCGGCTCGGGGTTGGTGAATTGGTCGAGCAGCCACACGATATCGAGCCGCAGCGAGGTAATCGCCTGGCCGAGCACGTCGTGCACCTCACGCGCGATCCGGGCGCGTTCCTCCTCTTGAACGTTATGCAATTGCGCGGCGAGTTCGCGGAGCCGGCGGTTCGAGTCCTGGATCTGGGTTTCATGCAGGATCCGGTCCGTCATATCACTCATCGACAGGACGGCCGCCCTGTCACGAGCGTCTCCCATCTGCTCGATTGGTTCGGCGTTGATGGATATCCAGCGTATGCCGGTGTTGGTTATTCGGAGCCCGATCACCTGATTGCGAAGCGACGTGCGGCTGCCCAAGGACATAAGGGCGGGGTGTTCCTCCGGCAGCATGGGCGATCCGTCCGCATGGACAGCATTCCAGTCGACGCTCACGTTTCGACCGATGAGGCTGTTGGCCGGTTGCCCGAGTAAGCGCTCGGCGCTGGGGTTGACGGCCACGATGCTCCCCCGAGAGTCCACCAGAAGCACGCCGTCGCTTAGGCTGGTAATGAGGGAGCGATAGAGGGCTTCGCTGGATTCCAGCGCTTGCTGCGCGGTTACCTCGTCCGTGATATCGCGACCCTCGGGGATCAGCATTTCGACGCTTCCATCGGCGCCGAAGAGCGGTTTGATGCTGAAGTCGATGATCGTCAGGCGCTCGTCCGCGCCAAAAACCTCGGTGTTGTACCGAACGAACTCCCCGCCGGCCGCGGTACGGATCGCGCCTTTTAATCGCTCCTGCTGCTCGGCGCCAACCGACCACCAGTAACATTCCCAGAACGGCTTGCCGATAACCTCGTTGCGATGGAGACCGCCAAATCGAAGCGCGGTCTCGTTGGCCTCGATCAGAATACCGTCGGTTTGCAGCAACCCGATGAATTGGAAGGTGGAGTCGAAGATTGCCCGAAACCGCTGTTCACTCACGCGCAACGCGCGCTCCATGGCGCGCATATCCGTCACATCCTGGAGGGTGCCGATCATGATGAAGTCTGTGCCGCTGAGTTTGGTGTCCCCCCGGAGGTGGACGATGCGTTCCTCGCCATCCGGTCGGGTGATGCGGTGGTCGAAAGCGACTGATCCTAACGTTTCATGCGCCTTTTGCATGGTCCTGCGCACGAATGCCAGGTCCTCGGGCGGAACGTAACGGGCGAGATCCTTGAAGTCGATATCCGAGTCGCGCGAAAGGCCGTAAATTTCGAAGAGTTGCCGGGACGCCGTAAATCGATTTGTGGTCAGATTTCGTTCCCAGGTTGCCAGCTGACCGCCGCGCTCCGCCCGCCGCAGTTCCGCTTCACGCTCCTTCAGCGCTATCTGGGCCTGCACCCGCTCGGTGGCGTCGTTGCCACTCACCATGAGCAACGGCTCACCATTAAGCCGAGGAATCGACGCCCAGGTCGCTTCCAGGATTCGAAAGACTTCCCCGTACACATACCGGAACGTCTGTTGGATGGTGTGGTCGGGCCGGCTTCGTAAGTCCGCCATCAACGCGGATATTTCCGGCCAATCGTCCACATGCACCAGGGTCTCGAAGAGCGTACCGGCGAACTCGTTGAGCGGTCGGCCCATCAACTGTTCACACGCTCTGTTCGCAAAACGGATGCGACCCTGCGCGTCGACCGCCAGGCAAACATCCGTGATCTGGTCGAGCAGAGCCGGAAATAAGGCCTGGTCGGGGGGAATGTATTTTCGGAGGTCCACCAGGTTTCAAATGTAAGACGAGTCAGTTCGCCGCGCCGATGAGAGACGGGGTTTCGCGCGAACCAAACGCGACGTTGTGTTCGCCGGAAAATGTCACGTCGTCGCCGGCAAAGCGGAAGGTCAGGCTGGAATAAAACGGGGTTTCGTACAACACCAGTTTAAGTGAGAAGGTATCTTCGGAAATCCATCCGCCAGACGCTCCGCTGGCGTGTGCCACGCCCGACATACCCCAGAAATGTTCGACCCCGTTTGCGAAGAGCGTGCTCCCTATCGCCCAGTCGCCAAGGCCAAACGGAATCCGGCTCTCGCCGGCCTGCGTCGTTATCGTCAGCGCAGGCGTCTTCGATCGGAAGTCGAATGCCAGGGCCTGGACACCCTGTTCGTTTTCAGGAAATTCGAAACGCTTGCCCGAGACGCGGCGGGCCAGTTTCGACGTGGCCTCGCCTTCGGCCGGCTTCACGCTCAAATTGGCCAGCCGGGCGGTCAGCGCGGCCTGCGCGGCCGGCGACTCGCGAAGGGCCTCGCTTTCCAGGGCAGGCAGGAGCTTATCCCACACGAGATTCATCACCTGCTGCATGTCCCGCACGCCGCTCGTGATGGCGATTACGGCGTCGTGTTCCGGAATCACCATCATGTACTGACCGAACGCCCCGTCGCCGCGGTAGGTGTCGTGGCGCGAGCGCCAGAACTGATAGCCGTACCCCTGATTCCAGTCGCTGTCCGGGTTGCTGCCGTTGGAGGTCTGCAGCGCCGTAGCCGCCGCCACCCAGTCCGCCGGGATGAGCTGCTTTCCGTCCCACATCCCCTGCTGGAGATAAAGCTGGCCGAACTTAGCGATGTCCTCGGTGCGGACATTCAGCCCGTACCCGCCCAGCGTGATGCCCTGCGGATTCTGGCCCCAGGAGTGGTTCTCGATATCCAGCGGGGCGAAAAGGCGTGGCTGGAGATAATCGAACACCGTCTGCCCGGTCGTCTGCTGCACGATGGCCGACAACATGAAGGTGGCCGGCGTGTTGTACGTGAAGTGGGTCCCGGGGAGATGCGGCACCGGGTGGGCGAGGAAGGCCTTTACCCAGTTCGTTTCGCTTTGCAGCGCGACTTCCACATCGTGGCCGG
It contains:
- a CDS encoding serine hydrolase → MLLLLVAILFTGSHSLDPVKNGLPRSTPEAQGISSEAILAFVEAASDEIDTMNSFMLVRHGHVVAEGWWTPYDAATPHVLYSLSKSFTSTAVGLAIAEGHFSLNDRVLDFFPDDAPADPSDNLKAMRVHDLLRMSAGHDVEVALQSETNWVKAFLAHPVPHLPGTHFTYNTPATFMLSAIVQQTTGQTVFDYLQPRLFAPLDIENHSWGQNPQGITLGGYGLNVRTEDIAKFGQLYLQQGMWDGKQLIPADWVAAATALQTSNGSNPDSDWNQGYGYQFWRSRHDTYRGDGAFGQYMMVIPEHDAVIAITSGVRDMQQVMNLVWDKLLPALESEALRESPAAQAALTARLANLSVKPAEGEATSKLARRVSGKRFEFPENEQGVQALAFDFRSKTPALTITTQAGESRIPFGLGDWAIGSTLFANGVEHFWGMSGVAHASGASGGWISEDTFSLKLVLYETPFYSSLTFRFAGDDVTFSGEHNVAFGSRETPSLIGAAN
- a CDS encoding PAS domain S-box protein — protein: MDLRKYIPPDQALFPALLDQITDVCLAVDAQGRIRFANRACEQLMGRPLNEFAGTLFETLVHVDDWPEISALMADLRSRPDHTIQQTFRYVYGEVFRILEATWASIPRLNGEPLLMVSGNDATERVQAQIALKEREAELRRAERGGQLATWERNLTTNRFTASRQLFEIYGLSRDSDIDFKDLARYVPPEDLAFVRRTMQKAHETLGSVAFDHRITRPDGEERIVHLRGDTKLSGTDFIMIGTLQDVTDMRAMERALRVSEQRFRAIFDSTFQFIGLLQTDGILIEANETALRFGGLHRNEVIGKPFWECYWWSVGAEQQERLKGAIRTAAGGEFVRYNTEVFGADERLTIIDFSIKPLFGADGSVEMLIPEGRDITDEVTAQQALESSEALYRSLITSLSDGVLLVDSRGSIVAVNPSAERLLGQPANSLIGRNVSVDWNAVHADGSPMLPEEHPALMSLGSRTSLRNQVIGLRITNTGIRWISINAEPIEQMGDARDRAAVLSMSDMTDRILHETQIQDSNRRLRELAAQLHNVQEEERARIAREVHDVLGQAITSLRLDIVWLLDQFTNPEPAFRKRADSILSLVEQTINTVRRISHELRPGVLDHFGLPAAIEWLCEQQKKRTDIVCTTVDETSGRIEELDPKLAIALFRIFQEALTNIMKHSGASSMRTHLAVEHDTLTMEIADDGRGIRPEDIEQSTSLGLLNMRERIFPWNGSVAIDGKPNQGTRITVRVRLPQSSRRSQ